The Acropora muricata isolate sample 2 chromosome 5, ASM3666990v1, whole genome shotgun sequence genome includes a window with the following:
- the LOC136918364 gene encoding transcriptional regulator QRICH1-like, with the protein MRDNGRPELNFFTDTSFKHFQDCLDAEMKRLTAMGIGSKVKEAQAFSEDEENKLWNLRLLGDSSPRVLLDTMVFLIGKNFSLRSGKEYRNLKFSQLTLEPANEKEPEKQIYVSFGEKNNLRGLKHRSFKQKRIEHYANNSTPDRCLVHLYKKYVSKCPESAMAKNVFYLTPRRGFKHSDDVWYGNTAVGHNILGETVKRLCKDAEIEGQFTNHSLRATIATRALKKGIPDKFVMQRTGHRDVRSLQKYQRPETSTKIEFSKAFDTSNKAVSLSGSIGSQKAPLKREVELEEETTRKFSKSCDEARIPETKAMTFNQCTFIISKD; encoded by the exons ATGAGAGACAATGGTCGGCCTGAGCTAAACTTTTTCACCGATACCTCATTTAAGCACTTTCAGGACTGTCTAGACGCCGAGATGAAACGTTTGACTGCCATGGGTATAGGATCGAAAGTAAAAGAAGCACAGGCTTTCTCAGAAGATGAAGAAAACAAGCTATGGAATCTCCGGCTGTTAGGAGACTCGTCACCGAGAGT CTTGTTGGataccatggttttcctaattGGAAAAAACTTTTCCCTTCGAAGCGGAAAAGAGTATCGTAATTTAAAATTCAGCCAACTCACTTTAGAGCCAGCAAACGAGAAGGAGCCAGAAAAACAGATTTACGTGTCCTTTGGCGAGAAAAACAACCTGAGAGGATTAAAGCATCGATCCTTCAAGCAAAAGCGAATCGAACACTACGCAAACAACAGTACACCTGATCGCTGTTTAGTTCACCTTTATAAGAAATATGTATCCAAGTGTCCTGAGTCGGCGATGGCAAAAAATGTGTTCTACTTAACTCCAAGACGTGGATTTAAGCATTCGGATGATG tttgGTATGGGAATACTGCAGTGGGTCACAACATACTTGGAGAAACTGTGAAAAGGCTTTGCAAAGACGCAGAAATCGAAGGCCAATTCACCAACCACAGCCTCCGTGCAACAATAGCAACTAGAGCACTGAAAAAAGGAATCCCAGATAAGTTTGTTATGCAGCGTACCGGGCATAGAGATGTTAGGTCTTTGCAAAAATATCAACGCCCGGAAACTTCAACTAAGATTGAgttttcaaaggcttttgacacgaGTAATAAAGCCGTGTCACTTTCTGGTTCCATTGGTAGTCAAAAGGCGCCATTAAAGCGTGAAGTTGAGCTAGAAGAGGAAACCACTCGTAAATTTTCTAAGAGTTGCGATGAAGCTAGAATTCCTGAAACCAAAGCTATGACATTCAATCAGTGTACCTTTATAATCTCTAAAGACtag